From the Microbacterium thalassium genome, one window contains:
- a CDS encoding NAD(P)/FAD-dependent oxidoreductase produces the protein MPKILIVGGGYAGFYTAWKLEKLLRKGEAEVTVVDPLPYMTYQPFLPEVSAGSIEARHSVVALRRHLKRSTVIAGKVTGIEHAKRVATITPIAGSPYQFEYDQIVVTAGAVSRTFPIPGIADNAIGLKTIEEAVAIRDRLMSNFDKASTLPPGPERDRLLTVVVVGGGFAGIEVFAELRSAASALLKFYPQLTFEDTHFHLIEAMGRIMPEVSMKTAEWVLKDLAKRGANVHLDTQVTGAVGGNIELSTGETLPSDLIIWTAGVMANPTVVRGSDLPVEQRGRILTRPDLRVGTEDEVVEGAWAAGDVSAVPDLTGGGVGGYCVPNAQHAVREGKLLAKNLVAVLRGELPHEYFHKNLGAVAGLGLYNGAFQSGKIGLTGFIAWLAHRGYHGLAMPTWERKWRVLWGWWNNLWLGRDMVNLSTVQNPRYVFEEFAARPRPAQTAEKPAAAKKSAATEKVGAKG, from the coding sequence GTGCCCAAGATCCTCATCGTCGGTGGTGGCTACGCGGGCTTCTACACCGCATGGAAGCTCGAGAAGCTGCTCCGCAAGGGTGAGGCCGAAGTCACCGTCGTCGATCCGCTCCCGTACATGACGTACCAGCCGTTCCTTCCCGAGGTGTCCGCCGGCTCCATCGAGGCCCGCCACTCGGTCGTGGCGCTGCGACGGCACCTCAAGCGCTCGACCGTCATCGCCGGCAAGGTCACCGGCATCGAGCACGCGAAGAGGGTCGCCACGATCACCCCGATCGCAGGCTCGCCGTACCAGTTCGAGTACGACCAGATCGTCGTGACCGCCGGCGCCGTCTCGCGCACGTTCCCGATCCCCGGCATCGCCGACAACGCGATCGGACTGAAGACGATCGAGGAGGCCGTCGCGATCCGCGACCGCCTCATGTCGAACTTCGACAAGGCTTCGACGCTGCCCCCCGGCCCCGAGCGGGACCGTCTGCTGACCGTCGTCGTGGTCGGCGGCGGGTTCGCGGGCATCGAGGTCTTCGCCGAGCTGCGTTCGGCGGCATCCGCCCTGCTGAAGTTCTACCCGCAGCTGACGTTCGAGGACACGCACTTCCACCTGATCGAGGCGATGGGGCGCATCATGCCCGAGGTCTCGATGAAGACCGCCGAGTGGGTCCTGAAGGATCTCGCCAAGCGCGGCGCGAACGTGCACCTGGACACCCAGGTCACCGGTGCCGTCGGCGGGAACATCGAGCTCTCGACGGGCGAGACGCTCCCGAGCGACCTCATCATCTGGACCGCCGGCGTCATGGCGAACCCGACCGTGGTGCGCGGCAGCGACCTGCCCGTCGAGCAGCGCGGCCGCATCCTGACCCGCCCCGACCTGCGGGTGGGCACCGAGGACGAGGTCGTCGAGGGCGCGTGGGCGGCCGGCGACGTCTCGGCGGTGCCGGACCTCACCGGCGGCGGCGTGGGCGGCTACTGCGTGCCCAACGCCCAGCACGCCGTTCGCGAGGGCAAGCTCCTGGCCAAGAACCTCGTCGCCGTGCTGCGCGGCGAGCTCCCGCACGAGTACTTCCACAAGAACCTCGGCGCGGTCGCGGGCCTCGGCCTCTACAACGGCGCGTTCCAGTCGGGCAAGATCGGCCTGACCGGCTTCATCGCGTGGCTCGCCCACCGCGGCTACCACGGCCTGGCCATGCCGACGTGGGAGCGCAAGTGGCGCGTCCTGTGGGGCTGGTGGAACAACCTGTGGCTCGGCCGCGACATGGTCAACCTGTCGACCGTGCAGAACCCGCGCTACGTCTTCGAGGAGTTCGCCGCGCGCCCGCGTCCGGCGCAGACCGCCGAGAAGCCCGCGGCGGCGAAGAAGAGCGCTGCGACCGAGAAGGTCGGCGCCAAGGGCTGA
- a CDS encoding FtsB family cell division protein produces the protein MAKRQAPPSRVPRTRRERGPVDLRGWLAGIRLSGFMVIMLGLVVLAAFVLVPTIGTYVAQRQQLAALEASVELSEEQVAALEAERARWQDPAYITTQARERLYYVRPGEVVYLVDNDLPPELLPQEQEDVSEDVEPTRTDWMAQFVRSVTEAGLAQSAVAPLTIGVPDPSPSGTGSATPTPSP, from the coding sequence ATGGCGAAGCGTCAGGCTCCCCCCTCTCGCGTTCCCCGCACCCGCCGGGAGCGGGGCCCGGTCGACTTGCGGGGCTGGCTCGCCGGCATCCGCCTGTCCGGGTTCATGGTCATCATGCTGGGCCTGGTCGTGCTCGCCGCCTTCGTGCTCGTGCCCACGATCGGCACCTACGTCGCCCAGCGGCAGCAGCTGGCGGCGCTCGAGGCCAGCGTCGAGCTGAGCGAGGAGCAGGTGGCCGCCCTCGAGGCCGAGCGCGCGCGGTGGCAGGACCCCGCCTACATCACCACGCAGGCCCGCGAGCGGCTGTACTACGTGCGTCCGGGCGAGGTCGTGTACCTGGTCGACAACGACCTGCCCCCCGAGCTGCTCCCCCAGGAGCAGGAGGACGTGAGCGAGGACGTCGAGCCGACGCGCACCGACTGGATGGCCCAGTTCGTCCGGTCGGTGACCGAGGCCGGCCTCGCGCAGTCGGCCGTCGCGCCGCTGACGATCGGCGTCCCCGATCCGTCGCCGAGCGGCACCGGATCGGCGACGCCGACACCGTCGCCGTGA
- a CDS encoding alanine racemase yields the protein MTLDLLNLPTAPQSTTDRAAHWSAMSAAVADLSGPVAAISLPALRRNALDLVVRAGGVPIRVASKSVRVGGLLAATLALPGFRGIMAYTLPEALWLAETFDDVLVGYPTADRAALAQLAADERAASRITLMVDDAAHLDLVDAVAAPTQRAALRLAIDADASWRTPGLGHIGVHRSPLREPADVAALARTIVARPGFRLVGLMMYEAQIAGQPDASGSGADAVVRWMQGRSAEELRRRRAAITAALRGIAPLEFVNGGGTGSLETTAADEAVTELTAGSGLLAGHLFDGYRAFDPLPAAAFSLEVVRKPADDIVTLLGGGWAASGPAGRSREPLAVWPEGLRPLAREGYGEVQTPLQGEAARRLRIGDRVWLRHAKSGELSEHVDRFHLVSGGERVGEMPTYRGEGKVFL from the coding sequence ATGACTCTCGATCTGCTGAACCTGCCGACGGCGCCCCAGAGCACGACCGATCGTGCCGCCCACTGGAGCGCCATGTCCGCCGCGGTCGCCGACCTGTCCGGTCCCGTCGCGGCGATCAGCCTGCCCGCGCTCCGGCGCAACGCCCTCGATCTCGTGGTGCGCGCAGGCGGCGTCCCCATCCGCGTCGCGAGCAAGTCGGTGCGCGTGGGCGGACTGCTCGCCGCGACGCTCGCCCTGCCCGGATTCCGCGGGATCATGGCCTACACGCTCCCCGAGGCGCTGTGGCTGGCCGAGACCTTCGACGACGTGCTGGTCGGGTACCCGACGGCCGACCGGGCGGCGCTGGCGCAGCTGGCCGCCGATGAGCGGGCGGCGTCGCGCATCACGCTCATGGTCGACGATGCGGCCCACCTCGACCTCGTCGACGCCGTCGCCGCGCCCACCCAGCGCGCAGCGCTGCGGCTCGCGATCGACGCCGACGCGAGCTGGCGGACGCCCGGCCTCGGGCACATCGGCGTGCACCGCTCGCCGCTGCGGGAGCCCGCCGACGTCGCCGCCCTCGCGCGGACGATCGTCGCGCGCCCGGGCTTCCGGCTGGTGGGGCTCATGATGTACGAAGCGCAGATCGCGGGACAGCCCGACGCCTCCGGCTCGGGCGCCGACGCCGTCGTGCGATGGATGCAGGGACGCTCGGCCGAGGAGCTGCGGCGCCGGCGCGCCGCGATCACCGCGGCGCTGCGCGGCATCGCCCCTCTCGAGTTCGTCAACGGCGGCGGGACCGGCTCGCTCGAGACGACCGCCGCGGACGAGGCGGTCACCGAGCTGACCGCCGGGAGCGGACTGCTCGCCGGTCACCTCTTCGACGGCTACCGGGCATTCGATCCGCTGCCCGCGGCGGCCTTCTCGCTCGAGGTCGTGCGCAAGCCCGCCGACGACATCGTGACGCTCCTCGGCGGCGGCTGGGCGGCATCGGGACCGGCGGGGCGCTCGCGCGAGCCCCTCGCCGTCTGGCCGGAGGGGCTGCGGCCCCTCGCACGCGAGGGCTACGGAGAGGTGCAGACGCCCCTGCAGGGCGAGGCGGCGCGGCGCCTGCGCATCGGGGACCGCGTGTGGCTGCGCCACGCCAAGAGCGGCGAGCTCAGCGAGCACGTCGACCGGTTCCACCTCGTCTCCGGCGGCGAGCGCGTGGGGGAGATGCCGACATACCGCGGTGAGGGGAAGGTGTTCCTGTGA
- a CDS encoding D-arabinono-1,4-lactone oxidase — protein MTRPGGVWRNWSRSVSVRPVRIEFPRTVDAVRRAVTAAARSGLGVKAVGAGHSFTAIAAAPGVLLDLRDLTGLVRVDRERRRVTLRAGTHLHTIPRLLAPHGLAMENLGDIDAQTISGAISTGTHGTGARFGGIATQVVGVTMVTADGELLVVDDERNPDLLPAVALGLGALGVLVEVTLQCVPAFVLHALEAPEPLEDVVGALAERVEAADHFELYWFPHTATALTKTNTRLPESAPRHPLPAVGRWVDDVLVGSALHQVACSVARTVPATVPAINGLAARLWGDREFTDSSARVFATTRAVRFREMEYALPAEDIPTAFAALRRVIDERGWRISFPVEVRFAAADDIWLSTAHGRASGYIAVHRYYREDPAEYFEAVEEIMVRLGGRPHWGKMHTLDADLLRTRYPRFDDFTALRDDVDPDRVFGNPYLARVLGG, from the coding sequence GTGACCCGTCCGGGAGGAGTGTGGCGGAACTGGTCGCGATCGGTGTCGGTGCGTCCGGTGCGCATCGAGTTCCCGCGCACCGTGGACGCGGTGCGGCGGGCCGTCACGGCGGCCGCGCGCAGCGGACTGGGCGTGAAGGCGGTGGGCGCCGGGCACAGCTTCACCGCGATCGCGGCGGCTCCGGGAGTCCTGCTCGACCTCCGCGACCTCACGGGTCTGGTGCGCGTGGACCGCGAGCGGCGGCGCGTGACGCTGCGTGCGGGCACGCACCTGCACACGATCCCGCGTCTGCTCGCACCGCACGGGCTGGCGATGGAGAATCTCGGCGACATCGACGCCCAGACCATCTCGGGCGCCATCTCGACCGGCACGCACGGCACCGGCGCGCGCTTCGGCGGCATCGCGACGCAGGTCGTCGGGGTGACCATGGTGACCGCCGACGGCGAGCTGCTGGTGGTCGACGACGAGCGCAACCCCGATCTGCTGCCGGCCGTGGCGCTGGGGCTCGGGGCTCTCGGCGTCCTCGTCGAGGTCACGCTGCAGTGCGTCCCGGCCTTCGTCCTGCACGCTCTCGAGGCGCCGGAGCCCCTCGAGGACGTCGTGGGCGCGCTCGCGGAGCGCGTCGAGGCGGCCGACCACTTCGAGCTGTACTGGTTCCCCCACACCGCCACGGCGCTGACCAAGACCAACACGCGACTGCCCGAGTCCGCACCGCGGCATCCGCTCCCTGCCGTGGGCCGGTGGGTCGACGACGTGCTGGTGGGCTCGGCGCTGCACCAGGTCGCCTGCAGCGTCGCGCGCACGGTGCCGGCGACCGTCCCGGCGATCAACGGGCTCGCGGCGCGGCTGTGGGGCGACCGCGAGTTCACCGATTCGTCGGCGCGCGTGTTCGCGACGACGCGCGCCGTGCGCTTCCGCGAGATGGAGTATGCGCTGCCGGCCGAGGACATCCCGACCGCGTTCGCGGCGCTGCGGCGCGTGATCGACGAGCGCGGGTGGCGCATCTCCTTCCCCGTCGAGGTGCGCTTCGCGGCCGCCGACGACATCTGGCTCTCGACGGCCCACGGACGCGCGAGCGGGTACATCGCGGTCCACCGGTACTACCGCGAGGACCCGGCGGAGTACTTCGAGGCGGTCGAGGAGATCATGGTCCGGCTCGGCGGGCGGCCCCACTGGGGCAAGATGCACACGCTGGACGCCGACCTGCTGCGCACGCGGTACCCGAGGTTCGACGACTTCACCGCGCTGCGCGACGACGTCGACCCCGATCGCGTCTTCGGCAACCCGTACCTCGCCCGCGTACTGGGTGGGTAA
- a CDS encoding S8 family serine peptidase yields MRIAAALALAIGLALTASAPAAAATTPEATPQATTDDPVRAAEYWLADYGIEDAWEVTRGAGVRIAVIDTGIGRGPAEFAGAVVGGTDVSGVGSDDGRTPVGAVDANHGSWVASLAAGRGTGPDEGMIGVAPEAELLSVSVGFGTASSVPFSDQIAEAIRWSVDNGADIINLSLTTNTQDWDTSWDDAFLYAFDNDVVVVVAAGNRGSGTDTVGAPATIPGVLTVAGVDPDGRASVEASTQGISIGVSAPSEELIGVSADGRLVRWNGTSGAAPIVAGIAALVRSAHPELDANNVINRIIRTATPAGADGAGSVALYGYGLVDAYGAVTASVPLVSTNPMGSLEDWIRIYRRAEGVTLPEPTVAPVEIDPLPPADTVVKAASPLLPSQQTLVYGTVPLIVVTATAILVGLGVTAAVRRVRLASRAPSPRTHEEYSKS; encoded by the coding sequence ATGAGGATCGCCGCCGCGCTCGCACTCGCGATCGGCCTCGCGCTGACCGCGAGCGCGCCCGCCGCCGCGGCGACGACGCCCGAGGCGACGCCCCAGGCCACGACGGACGACCCCGTCCGCGCGGCGGAGTACTGGCTGGCCGACTACGGCATCGAAGACGCGTGGGAGGTCACCCGTGGCGCCGGCGTGCGCATCGCCGTCATCGACACGGGGATCGGGCGCGGCCCCGCCGAGTTCGCCGGCGCCGTCGTCGGCGGGACGGACGTGTCGGGCGTCGGCTCCGACGACGGACGCACGCCGGTGGGCGCGGTCGACGCCAATCACGGCAGCTGGGTCGCCTCGCTCGCGGCGGGGCGGGGGACCGGCCCCGACGAGGGGATGATCGGCGTGGCGCCCGAAGCCGAGCTGCTGAGCGTGTCGGTCGGCTTCGGCACGGCGTCCTCGGTGCCGTTCAGCGACCAGATCGCCGAGGCGATCCGGTGGTCCGTCGACAACGGCGCCGACATCATCAACCTCTCGCTCACGACCAACACGCAGGACTGGGACACGAGCTGGGACGACGCGTTCCTGTACGCGTTCGACAACGACGTCGTCGTGGTCGTGGCGGCGGGCAACCGCGGCAGCGGCACCGACACGGTCGGCGCCCCCGCGACGATCCCGGGCGTGCTCACCGTCGCCGGCGTCGATCCCGACGGCCGGGCGAGCGTCGAGGCGTCCACGCAGGGAATCTCCATCGGCGTCTCCGCGCCCAGCGAGGAGCTGATCGGGGTGTCCGCCGACGGACGGCTGGTGCGCTGGAACGGCACGAGCGGAGCGGCGCCGATCGTCGCCGGAATCGCCGCCCTCGTGCGCAGCGCCCACCCCGAGCTGGACGCGAACAACGTCATCAACCGCATCATCCGCACCGCGACGCCGGCGGGCGCGGACGGCGCCGGATCCGTCGCGCTGTACGGCTACGGGCTGGTCGACGCGTACGGCGCCGTGACCGCATCCGTCCCGCTCGTCTCGACGAACCCGATGGGGAGCCTCGAGGACTGGATCCGGATCTACCGTCGCGCCGAGGGCGTGACGCTTCCCGAGCCGACCGTCGCCCCGGTCGAGATCGATCCGCTGCCGCCCGCCGACACCGTCGTGAAGGCCGCATCTCCGCTGCTCCCGTCCCAGCAGACGCTCGTGTACGGAACCGTGCCGCTGATCGTCGTCACCGCCACGGCTATACTGGTCGGGCTCGGCGTCACCGCTGCTGTCCGACGCGTCCGATTGGCGTCCCGCGCGCCGAGCCCCCGAACACACGAGGAGTACTCCAAATCGTGA
- a CDS encoding LemA family protein: MEWLIPVLIVVALAIIVGIYLWATYNSLVQLNVRVDEAWSDITVQLKRRADLLPNLIETVKGYAAHEKAVFENVTRARAETLTAQTPGAAGVAEGHMQQALKSLFAVAEAYPQLQASQNFLQLQQSIVDTEDKIQASRRFYNGGVRELNTKIKVFPNNLFARNLGFHEREFFEVVDGAAISEPPRVQF, from the coding sequence ATGGAATGGCTGATCCCCGTCCTCATCGTGGTGGCGCTCGCCATCATCGTCGGCATCTATCTGTGGGCGACGTACAACTCGCTCGTGCAGCTGAACGTGCGCGTCGACGAGGCCTGGAGCGACATCACCGTCCAGCTCAAGCGCCGCGCCGACCTGCTGCCCAATCTCATCGAGACCGTGAAGGGCTACGCCGCCCATGAGAAGGCGGTGTTCGAGAACGTCACGCGAGCCCGAGCCGAGACCCTGACCGCGCAGACCCCGGGTGCCGCCGGTGTCGCCGAGGGGCACATGCAGCAGGCGCTGAAGTCGCTGTTCGCGGTGGCCGAGGCCTACCCGCAGCTCCAGGCGAGCCAGAACTTCCTGCAGCTGCAGCAGTCGATCGTCGACACCGAGGACAAGATCCAGGCCTCGCGCCGGTTCTACAACGGCGGCGTGCGCGAGCTCAACACGAAGATCAAGGTCTTCCCGAACAACCTCTTCGCGCGCAACCTGGGGTTCCATGAGCGCGAGTTCTTCGAGGTCGTCGACGGCGCGGCGATCTCGGAGCCGCCGCGCGTTCAGTTCTGA
- the eno gene encoding phosphopyruvate hydratase produces MAQIEAVGAREILDSRGNPTVEVEVLLDDGIVQRAAVPSGASTGAFEAYELRDGDKSRYSGKGVLKAVAAVIDELGPAIEGVDASEQRIIDEILIETDGTENKSRCGANAILGVSLAVAKAAADSADLPLFRYLGGPNAHVLPVPLFNVINGGEHADNGIDFQEFFLAPIGAETFSESLRWGTEVYHVLKGELKAAGFATGLGDEGGFAPDLPSNREGLDFLMKAIEKAGFTPGSEIAVGLDVAATEFFSDGVYTVEGKPWTAEQLTDYFSQLVADYPIVTIEDALAEDDWDAWKALTDALGAKTQLVGDDLFVTNPTRLKKGIDLGVGNSLLVKVNQIGTLSETLDAVDMAHRAGFTAMLSHRSGETEDTTIADLVVATGAGQIKSGAPARSERVAKYNQLLRIEEELGDAAAFIGRAAFPRYQG; encoded by the coding sequence GTGGCACAGATCGAGGCTGTAGGCGCGCGAGAGATCCTGGATTCGCGCGGTAACCCGACCGTCGAGGTGGAGGTGCTGCTCGACGACGGCATCGTCCAGCGCGCGGCCGTCCCCTCGGGGGCATCCACCGGCGCCTTCGAGGCGTACGAGCTGCGCGACGGCGACAAGAGCCGGTACAGCGGCAAGGGCGTCCTGAAGGCCGTCGCCGCCGTCATCGATGAGCTCGGCCCCGCCATCGAGGGCGTCGACGCGAGCGAGCAGCGCATCATCGACGAGATCCTCATCGAGACCGACGGCACCGAGAACAAGTCGCGCTGCGGCGCGAACGCGATCCTCGGCGTGAGCCTCGCGGTGGCCAAGGCCGCCGCGGACAGCGCCGACCTGCCTCTGTTCCGCTACCTCGGCGGTCCGAACGCGCACGTGCTGCCCGTGCCGCTGTTCAACGTCATCAACGGCGGCGAGCACGCCGACAACGGCATCGACTTCCAGGAGTTCTTCCTCGCCCCCATCGGCGCCGAGACCTTCTCGGAGTCGCTGCGCTGGGGCACCGAGGTCTATCACGTCCTCAAGGGCGAGCTGAAGGCGGCGGGCTTCGCCACCGGGCTCGGCGACGAGGGCGGGTTCGCCCCCGACCTTCCCAGCAACCGCGAAGGCCTGGACTTCCTCATGAAGGCGATCGAGAAGGCCGGCTTCACGCCGGGCTCCGAGATCGCGGTCGGCCTGGACGTGGCCGCGACCGAGTTCTTCTCCGACGGCGTCTACACGGTCGAGGGCAAGCCCTGGACGGCCGAGCAGCTCACCGACTACTTCTCGCAGCTCGTCGCCGACTACCCGATCGTCACGATCGAGGACGCGCTCGCCGAGGACGACTGGGATGCGTGGAAGGCCCTCACCGACGCGCTCGGCGCGAAGACGCAGCTCGTCGGCGACGACCTGTTCGTCACCAACCCGACGCGACTGAAGAAGGGCATCGACCTCGGGGTCGGGAACTCCCTGCTCGTGAAGGTCAACCAGATCGGCACGCTGTCCGAGACGCTGGACGCCGTCGACATGGCGCACCGCGCGGGCTTCACCGCGATGCTGTCGCACCGCTCCGGCGAGACCGAGGACACCACCATCGCCGACCTCGTCGTCGCCACCGGTGCGGGTCAGATCAAGAGCGGCGCGCCCGCCCGCAGCGAGCGCGTCGCGAAATACAATCAGCTTCTGCGCATCGAAGAGGAGCTCGGCGACGCGGCGGCGTTCATCGGCCGCGCAGCCTTCCCGCGCTACCAGGGCTGA
- a CDS encoding DNA glycosylase AlkZ-like family protein yields the protein MTIRLSREQARRVAVCGQALTADRPAGIVETVDALTIVNIEPTAAIAPSADHILWSRLGWPYQPADLARLEQHDRAVFEWGGFYRTMADLPLVVPEMRRRPASQAARDWLEANDRFRRDVLARLRAEGELRPVEIPDTAQVSWRSSGWTNNRNAQQMLEILVMTGDVAISSRDGKGRRFDLAERVYPADVPVLGDEEAARERAERRLGALGIARAKGVAQPVEPIAAGDVGETAVVEGVEGEWRVDPTALEAAEEFRPRTALLSPFDRLVFDRDRLAELFGFEYILEMYKPAAKRRWGYFALPILHGDRFIGKLDAKVDRKAGVLVVHAVHEDVPFTDRIAAAVEAEIDDLARWRGVEVRRGSGAG from the coding sequence GTGACGATCCGTCTGAGCCGCGAGCAGGCGCGGCGCGTGGCCGTGTGCGGCCAGGCGCTCACCGCCGACCGTCCCGCGGGCATCGTCGAGACGGTCGACGCCCTCACGATCGTGAACATCGAGCCGACCGCGGCGATCGCGCCCTCTGCCGACCACATCCTGTGGTCGCGCCTCGGCTGGCCGTATCAGCCGGCTGATCTCGCGCGCCTCGAGCAGCACGACCGTGCGGTGTTCGAATGGGGCGGGTTCTACCGCACGATGGCGGATCTGCCGCTGGTGGTGCCCGAGATGCGCCGGCGGCCCGCGTCGCAGGCGGCACGGGACTGGCTGGAGGCCAACGACCGGTTCCGCCGCGACGTGCTCGCACGCCTGCGCGCCGAGGGGGAGCTGCGACCGGTCGAGATCCCCGACACGGCGCAGGTGTCGTGGCGCTCATCGGGGTGGACGAACAACCGCAACGCGCAGCAGATGCTCGAGATCCTGGTCATGACCGGCGACGTGGCGATCTCGTCGCGCGACGGCAAGGGGCGCCGCTTCGACCTCGCCGAACGCGTATATCCCGCGGACGTGCCCGTGCTCGGCGACGAGGAGGCGGCCCGCGAGCGCGCCGAGCGGCGCCTGGGCGCGCTGGGGATCGCCCGCGCGAAGGGGGTCGCACAGCCGGTCGAGCCGATCGCGGCGGGCGATGTGGGCGAGACCGCCGTGGTCGAGGGCGTCGAGGGGGAGTGGCGCGTGGATCCGACCGCGCTGGAGGCGGCCGAGGAGTTCCGTCCGCGCACCGCGCTGCTGTCGCCGTTCGACCGTCTGGTGTTCGACCGCGATCGGCTCGCCGAGCTGTTCGGCTTCGAGTACATCCTCGAGATGTACAAGCCGGCCGCGAAGCGGCGCTGGGGCTACTTCGCGCTGCCGATCCTGCACGGGGACCGGTTCATCGGGAAGCTCGACGCGAAGGTCGACCGCAAGGCGGGCGTCCTCGTCGTCCACGCCGTGCACGAGGACGTGCCGTTCACCGACCGGATCGCCGCCGCCGTCGAGGCCGAGATCGACGACCTCGCGCGATGGCGGGGCGTCGAGGTCCGACGCGGGTCCGGCGCCGGGTGA
- a CDS encoding M48 family metalloprotease — translation MYSAIARNKRNTWFILIAFVLFIGAIGLLAGWLMSENWFVTAFVLLFAGGYATFQYFLADKEALALAGAVEVSKADAPRYHRIVENLCITTGAPMPRLYVVDDPAPNAFATGRKPEDAAITVTTGLFEIMTDRELEGVLGHELGHIRNYDIRVSLIVFGLVVAVGILADMFMRAAFFGRRGGGGQQQIIFLAFGLIAAIVAPLLAGAVQAAISRQREYLADATSAMTTRDPEGLASALGKLAAHGRPLRRANTSMAHLWIADPLKPNALARLFATHPPIPERIERLHEMGGRF, via the coding sequence GTGTACTCGGCGATCGCGCGGAACAAGCGCAACACGTGGTTCATCCTCATCGCCTTCGTGCTCTTCATCGGCGCGATCGGGCTGCTGGCGGGCTGGCTCATGAGCGAGAACTGGTTCGTGACGGCGTTCGTGCTGCTGTTCGCGGGCGGGTACGCCACCTTCCAGTACTTCCTCGCCGACAAGGAGGCGCTCGCTCTCGCCGGCGCGGTCGAGGTGAGCAAGGCCGACGCGCCGCGCTACCACCGCATCGTCGAGAACCTCTGCATCACCACCGGCGCGCCCATGCCGCGCCTCTACGTGGTGGACGACCCCGCGCCCAATGCCTTCGCGACCGGGCGCAAGCCCGAGGACGCGGCCATCACGGTCACGACCGGGCTGTTCGAGATCATGACCGACCGCGAACTCGAGGGTGTGCTCGGACATGAGCTCGGCCACATCCGCAACTACGACATCCGCGTGTCGCTTATCGTCTTCGGGCTGGTCGTGGCCGTCGGCATCCTCGCCGACATGTTCATGCGGGCGGCGTTCTTCGGCCGTCGCGGGGGCGGCGGCCAGCAGCAGATCATCTTCCTGGCCTTCGGGCTGATCGCGGCGATCGTCGCGCCGCTGCTGGCGGGGGCGGTGCAGGCGGCGATCTCGCGCCAGCGCGAGTACCTCGCCGACGCCACCAGCGCCATGACCACGCGCGACCCCGAAGGGCTCGCGTCGGCGCTCGGGAAGCTCGCGGCGCACGGGCGGCCGCTCCGCCGCGCCAACACGTCGATGGCGCACCTGTGGATCGCCGACCCGCTCAAGCCCAACGCGCTCGCGCGCCTGTTCGCGACCCACCCGCCCATCCCCGAGCGCATCGAGCGGCTGCACGAGATGGGCGGACGCTTCTGA
- a CDS encoding DUF501 domain-containing protein has protein sequence MTTPPFAPVTDADLAVMRQQLGRPARGVVGVAARCVCGNPTVAATAPRLSDGTPFPTFYYLTHPAATAAMSSLEATHVMRELGDELAEDEELAAAYRAAHEQYLRDRARFGEVPEIEGISAGGMPTRVKCLHALAAHALAAGPGVNPIGDRALARGDWSPERCVCAEPGAAG, from the coding sequence GTGACGACGCCGCCCTTCGCTCCTGTGACCGACGCCGATCTCGCTGTCATGCGGCAGCAGCTCGGCCGGCCCGCGCGCGGCGTCGTCGGGGTCGCGGCCCGCTGCGTCTGCGGGAACCCGACGGTCGCCGCGACGGCCCCGCGGCTGTCCGACGGCACGCCGTTCCCGACCTTCTACTACCTCACCCACCCCGCGGCGACGGCCGCGATGTCGTCCCTCGAGGCGACGCACGTCATGCGCGAGCTCGGCGACGAGCTCGCCGAGGACGAGGAGCTCGCGGCCGCATACCGCGCGGCGCACGAGCAGTACCTGCGCGATCGCGCCCGGTTCGGCGAGGTCCCCGAGATCGAGGGCATCTCGGCGGGCGGCATGCCCACGCGCGTGAAGTGCCTGCACGCGCTCGCCGCGCACGCCCTCGCGGCGGGTCCCGGGGTCAACCCCATCGGCGACCGCGCGCTCGCCCGCGGCGACTGGTCGCCCGAGCGCTGCGTGTGCGCGGAGCCGGGCGCCGCCGGATGA